From the genome of Prevotella herbatica, one region includes:
- the pyrF gene encoding orotidine-5'-phosphate decarboxylase: MNRTDLVKQIFNKKSFLCVGLDVDINKIPKHLLKEEDPIFAFNKAIIDATAKYCVAYKPNLAFYECYGIKGMVAFERTISYLKSAYSDHFIIADAKRGDIGNTSTMYAKTFFEEYNLDALTVAPYMGEDSVKPFLEYKDKWVILLALTSNKGSHDFQLIEDKNGERLFEKVLSKSQEWGNEDNMMYVVGATQGKMFEDIRKIAPNHFLLVPGVGAQGGSLQEVCQYGIIKDCGLLVNSSRGIIFASNGDDYADAAAVKAHDIQLEMANELSKLA; the protein is encoded by the coding sequence ATGAATAGAACGGATTTAGTAAAGCAGATATTCAATAAAAAAAGTTTTTTGTGTGTAGGCCTTGATGTCGACATAAACAAAATACCTAAACATTTATTGAAAGAAGAAGATCCGATATTTGCTTTTAATAAAGCCATTATTGATGCTACTGCAAAATATTGTGTAGCCTATAAACCAAATCTGGCTTTTTACGAATGCTATGGTATTAAGGGTATGGTTGCTTTTGAGCGCACCATAAGTTATTTAAAGTCAGCATATTCTGACCATTTTATTATAGCAGATGCTAAACGCGGTGATATAGGTAATACTAGCACAATGTATGCTAAAACATTTTTTGAAGAATATAATTTAGATGCTTTAACTGTAGCTCCTTATATGGGTGAAGACAGCGTTAAACCATTTCTAGAATATAAAGATAAATGGGTTATATTATTGGCTCTTACTAGTAATAAGGGAAGCCATGATTTCCAACTTATTGAGGATAAAAATGGTGAAAGACTCTTTGAAAAGGTATTGAGTAAAAGTCAGGAATGGGGAAATGAAGATAATATGATGTATGTTGTTGGTGCAACACAAGGAAAAATGTTTGAAGACATTCGTAAAATTGCACCTAATCATTTCTTGTTGGTTCCTGGTGTCGGTGCTCAAGGAGGTAGTTTGCAGGAAGTATGCCAATATGGAATTATTAAAGATTGTGGATTGCTTGTAAATTCTTCACGTGGTATAATTTTTGCCAGTAACGGTGATGATTATGCAGATGCTGCTGCGGTAAAGGCTCATGATATTCAGCTAGAAATGGCTAACGAACTATCAAAGCTTGCTTAA